Within the Fusarium keratoplasticum isolate Fu6.1 chromosome 1, whole genome shotgun sequence genome, the region GAATCACTCTCAACCACGATGTTCGAGGATATAAGAACTCGATCAGTGCGAGTCTGCTCCTGACTTTCTCCTCTCGACTTCCCCCTTCACCCTTAACCTTCAACCAAACGTCATCTCGCATAGGTGCCAGCACCTCCCCTCAACACTTCTCTACCTCCTTTCTTCAGACATCTCGTTGAGATATAACCTCACCTTCTTGGGAAAGACTCGGCTGCTATTTTGCGGCATTCTGCAACGTTTCCATCCCATCTTTTGCTGAAAGCTTGCGCGGATTCCTCAATTTGGCCCAGCAAACTGACCATGTCTTCGCCGGATAGGATCAACCGCTATTCGATGCCGGTGACTCGCTCGCGTACCGGGTTGTACGACGTTGGTCTCGATCAGACCAACACGACTCGCTTCCTTTTTGGTGACGATGAGCCAAAGGCGCTTGGACACGGTGCGGCTCCTGACGAGAACTTCCCGACTCTTGTTCGTCGCGACGATCAGATTGTAAGACTgcttattttctttttctcacGCCTATCTGCCTTTTCTTGAAGCACAGATTGGATGTGGTGGCTGTCTGGTGAGAGTCTTGATCTGGGGGCGTTTGCAACTCCATGCTCCAGCTCCGAGACTCACATACAGGCTCCACATTTTTCTGCCAGTGCTGCTTCACCTgtgcctctgcttctcttgCTATTGTCTTCAATTCACCCTCATGCATTTTCCCTTTCTCACCTGCATATGCACAAAACCCTGCGCCCCTCTCCTATTGTCCCTCTTCCCTTATTCATTCTCGAGATTTTGAGCGCCCTGATTGTTCATCAGGCGCAGCTTTTTGCGGAAGTATCAAAGCGAGTATCCATCACAATACCCCCGAGTGCTACCTCTCTACCATCGTTTGCCTTCTCTTCTGACACACTCCGTTTCGCCCAGCTATCTGCATCTTCGGCCGCCTTAGATCTTGCCCTGTCCCCGTCTCCAAACCCCGAGACATCCTTATCCTCCAGAGGCTGGAGCCGTGTTGTTAACCGTCACCGACCTCAGCAGAGCTTGTCCTCTATCAACGGAGGTTCGGGTCAAGTCAACGACCTCGCAGGCCTTAAGAGTCGACCTGCCGCGTTCCGCCACTCCCTCGACCTCAAGTACATCTCGGAGAACGCAGTCGAGACTGGTCCAATCATGTCTTCGCCTGCGAATCAGAACATGGCCAGCCCGCCTAAGCTCCAGAGCTCGTTCTCTGCCAACGATGTCCCCACTGTTAAGAGCACTGCGACATCGTCTATGATCAACGCGAACGCCAACGTCAATGCCAACAATCACGCTCAGCAGCACTTCCACAACCACAATGCCAGTCTCGGCCGCATCCCTGCTGGCGCCATCCCTCGTGGCCACAACCGTGAGCTGTCGGCTGAAAGTGTCGCTGTGAGTCGCGAGCAGGCCACCACCTATCCCTCGATTCAGTCGGCTCTCCAAGCCAGTGCTGCTCCCTTTGGTCCTAGCACTACCACCGCCGCTCCTCCCACCTCGATGGTCTCCTCCCCTGCTGGCACCCCTGCCGCGaacaacaacttcaacaacggcaacggcaacggcaacggaTTCTACCCTGTCAATGGCTATGGGGCTCAACAGGGTGTCGCCCATCCTCCCGGCGCCTACAACGTTAACATGATCGCCAACGGTATGCAGCATATGAACATGAATGGCGTCAACGGCGGCAACATGTATCCTCCTCAGAACTTCAATGGCTACAACTCGCTTCCCTACAACCAGGGCAACCAGCCTCGTGACAGCCAGGCCCGTGTGATTCAGCACCGCCGCCAGCTTGACAACGAAGGTGAGCTTTTCTAGTACAGTACCTCAAGACACAAGCTAACCTCTCAATACAGCCATGTCCCGCTACCAGAACATGCCTCTGGACTCCTTTACTGGCCAGATATATGACTTGTGCAAGGACCAGCATGGTTGCCGCTACCTTCAGAAGAAACTTGAAGAGCGCAACGCTGAGCAGGTTCATATGATTTGGCTCGAGACCAACCAGCACGTCATCGAGCTCATGACGGACCCATTTGGTAATTATTTGTGCCAAAAGCTCCTTGAGTTTTGCAATGACGACGAGAGGACCGTCTTGATCCAGAATGCTTCGCAGGACATGGTGCGCATTGCCCTCAACCAGCACGGCACGCGGGCACTTCAAAAGATGATTGAGTACGTGAGCACTCCTCAGCAGGTTCACCTCATCATCGAGGCGCTCCGTTTCCGAGTTGTCGAACTCATCCAGGATCTCAACGGCAACCACGTCATCCAGAAGTGTCTTAACAAACTCACCGCCCCTGATGCCCAGTTCATCTTTGACGCAGTCGGCAATAACTGTATCGAAGTGGGCACTCACCGACATGGCTGCTGCGTCCTCCAGCGCTGCATCGACCACGCATCCGGCGATCAGAAGCTGTGGCTTATCCAACGCATCACTGAGCACGCTCGGGTCCTTGTCCAGGATCCCTTTGGCAACTATGTCGTCCAGTACATCATCGACCTGAACGAGCCTACTTTCACCGAGCCCGTCGTGGGTATGTTCCAGGGATGCATCAGCCAGCTGTCCCGCCACAAGTTCAGCTCCAACGTGATTGAGAAGTGCCTTCGGTGCGCTCAGGCCCCTTCCAAGGATATGattgttgaggagctcctggGCCCCCAGGAGATGGAACGCCTGCTCCGCGACTCGTTTGCCAACTATGTCATCCAGACCGCCCTGGAGTACGCCACCCCTCACCAGAAGTACCTCCTTGTTGAGTCGATCCGTCCTATTCTGCCTCAGATCAGGACCACCCCCTACGGTCGTCGCATTCAAGCTAAGATCTCTGCCTTCGACAACCGCGGCAGCGCTGCTTCTAGCGGGCAGGTCACTCCGGCCGACAACACCCAGGGCCAGATCCCTCTCCGTCCTTCACACACCCGCGGCATTCCCTCCACTGGCCCTATGATGCAGCCCAACACTGTCCCCAACGGCCCTATGCCCGGCATGGGGAACCATGGTATGCGTCAGAACATGCCCGGCTACCCACCTAACCCCGCTATGAACGGCCAGGTGCCGGCTGCTGGAGCCCATATTCAGCAGCCTCACTACGGACAGAGAGCTCCTGGCAACTTTGCCCAGCCGGCCCCGGCAGCCAACGGGACTGTTAACAGCGCCGTAAATGCCGGTGCTAACATCAACGGCAGCGGTAACACCGGCGTTCCCGTCAATGCTACTGACAACACGAGCAGCGGCGCCAGCCCTGCTAACGGCAAGGTAGCTGGCGGTAACAAcgccatcgaggccgaggagcctCAGTGGCTCTAAACCCGACTTGTACTCCTCCACAAGTCTGCCACTCACGGCAGGGTACGGCCCGATTGTACAATGATGCTCATTATGGTTTTCGTCGGATGTCGAGTGGGCGGCGTGTTGTGTAGATGGATGCATACATGCATGCATCCAATGCATACACAGCTACCTATGGCACCGTCATGATTTGACGATTTTCTTTTGATCTCTGTTTCACTACGCCTCAAAATCACAGCCAAAAGGGCGCAGGCCCATGCGATCTCTTCGAAGCTGTTGACACGACAGCGGCAGAGCTGCTCGTGTGTACATTACCAGAAGGGCGCTACAAACTACAGCCAGATGTCTTGCAGCAACGGCACCTTGTCTTCTGCTAGAGGAGGGAATAGCAGCTTGCACAGGAGCGTCAGCAGCATAACAACAGGCGTGTACATGTATTTGGATCGTAAGATCCTAACCAACCAAACCTCGGCATAGACGACTCGgttctttttagctttttgTTTTCACTACCTTAGGTCTTTGCAATTTCGACTCCGGGGCGACACATGTTTTTGAACGAGGAATCTCGACACGCATCATCACTTGCGATATGGGACTTGAAATTAGCATCACTCACGATTTACGTCAAGCTTTCGGCATGATCGTTTACGATATACGCGTACGGTTTTGACAAGACACTGAGTGttcttctctttcctttCGACACAGGACTGCTTCTACAGCCTCGATGGACCTAGATGGTCAGATTCTGATTAGGCGAGAACTTTTTGATGCCGAGATTATCCTGGCTGCTTTCCGGTCCAGCCCCTTTCCAACTCACCCGGACCATCCATACAACTGGTGTGGCGGGGCCATGGGAAAGGTCAAGCAGTATCTGCGATATTCTCGTTTTTTACTTTTTTCGTTTGGGTTGTATGACTTCAGGGACAATTTACGGTTGCTTTTCATTCGGGGTTGAGGATATGCCAGCTTGCTGGCCAGACAGAGGACGGAGAAGTTGCCCCCCGCCTGTATTTAGATAAGGTCTTTGAATCCAGGGTTCgcttttacttttttttatcATGATGTCAGTGATGTCTCGAGTGATCTTTACACACAAGCGTACACTGTACGAGATACCGAAGCTAGAGGAAGAAGGGTTGGTAGGAGGGTAGGTTAGGTCAACGGGGCCATCAGGGGACGCTGTAGAGAGGGAACCGTGTCACCCACCTCAGCAGTTCTTAGATCGAATTCGGGTTAGAGGGCGAGGCAGAAACACCCACCATAGATGGAGGGTTCCTTATTAAATCTCGATTGCATCTTTCCTACTTCCAAAACTACTTCTTCACGAGTTATTCATTGTTCATCCTTGTGACGTCTCTAAGAGAGGCCATCAGCCAGAACCATAAAAACATCTTTTAACACATGATGGCATGAAGACCGAACCGAACCGAACACCGCAACACGTCTCCTTGGGGAGTTGGCATAGCACCTTGATCACAGATAGAGAATGCAATTGGTCAACTTGCCCAGCATCCTTGCTTGAACAGATGTTCTAGACCGCCACTGCATTGTCTCAGAATAGAAAAGTCATTGGATGTGGAAAGCCTTGAAAGACTTTTGCGTGGAGTACATGGCCCACACTTGTCGACATAGGTAGTCACCGAAACATCAAGTTTGTGGAAAAGTCGAGCCAACCCACCGCCTGGGAGGCCAGAGGAAGTTGTGGAAGAAAGACTTCAAGACGACTCGGATTCTGATTCCGTTCCTTCGTCCATGTGGCATCTCACAGAGTATCACCGAAACATGCACATTGTATCAAGCAGACGAGGAAATCCAGCCGGAAACCCATATTTTTCATCGTATCGGAATTACTTTGATTCCATTTTTTGCTACCAAACAAGGTTCCCGACTCCCCAGAGTCCAAGCATGCAATGCCAAAACCAGACCCAGCACTTGGAAGAAAACGTGTAGTGTGCGCCCTCCGAATCGCATGTACCACCACCCAGCAGTAAGAGGCCGGGCGTTTATCGGTATCGCCACAGGGACAGGGTGTTGTGGCGCTTCCAGGTCTTTCTGCGGCCGGCCTGGGTCTTGTTGTAGCGGTGGCCCTTGTTGAGGCCGCGGGACTTCTTGCCGGTAGCAGTGAGGCCGCGGGCCTCACGGTGCTTGTGGACGGGGTTGACGATCCAGTTGATGCGGGGGTCGATGCGGATGGCCTTGTGCTGGgggtcgacgaggatgacctcGTAGTACTTGTAGGTGGAGTCCTGGTTGATCCAGTAAGAGTTGAGGACTCGGAGGTTGGCGCAGCGGCGGCCGACACGCTCCTCAGCGGTGGCCTTGAGGGATCGCTGGTACTTCAGCTGGTTGATACCCTGGTTGGTGGGCTTGCCTGTTGATGTGTCAGAAGAGTCTCATCCCGTCAAAGAAGAAAGTGACTGACCATAGGTGGCACCCTTGGGGGCAGGGCGCTTGCGGCCACCACGGCGGACACGGACGCGGTAGATAACATAGccctgcttggccttgtaTCCGAGGCGGCGAGCCTTGTCCAGACGGGTAGGGCGAGAGGCGCGGTGGATGACGTTCAATTGACGGAGCTATATTGATGCACTCTCAGCAAACGTTCAACGAGTGTATAGCAGAGACGGGGTGAATAAACACCCCGCTCCCGTCCCAGGCCTCCTTCTGCGTAGATGTATGCGTCTCGATCTTGATGTGCGTCCATCTCATTGTCGGTGAAGAATTTCTTCTCCTCCGTTGTTGAGAAACGCACAAAAAATTTCGACACCATCGGATAcgcgaggaggacgagggaAAAACGAGAGCGGGCGCCGCCGTCCACAGAGAGTTGGTGATTTGGTTTAACGTACTTCCCAGCAGCGAactcggaggaggaaggcgaTGACATCCgactgcttcttcttctgaaGCTCTTCGACGTACTTGAGGGCAcccatcttggctgttgtCGGCGACGCAGAGCGCACACGTTAGCAATGGAACAGATTGAAGGCAGAAGCTTCCAGCGACAGAGAGAAGAACGAATGCCTTGATGCTGGAAGGGAGGGGATCACAAACCGGCTTGTGTCGAACGATTCCTGCCGTGTGGTTAGTAGAGGCGAGTGTGTCGAAATTTCGAATGTCACAAAGTTCGAGAGAAGGATAAAAATTGAGGGCACAGTTTGTGGGTTAAGCGACGCGCTAGCCCTGACACGGATTAGCGCGATAGGACTTGCCCCTCAGCCCCGACACAGCGTGTAGCTGAGTCATCGAGGTGAAGATTGACCCTCACCGAGAATTGCCTTTGCTCACCGACCTCATTGTCTAACACCGGATAATTTCACCGCCGCTTATGAATTGGTACCCGCCCAGGTTTGACTAAACTCCTCTCAATGAACCGGGATATACACCAGGCCGATCATGTAAATCTATTGTGTGGTGGGGAGAAACTTCAGGACGCCTGTAAATGCCTTCAGCTGCTCTTGCGCCGTCTTTCCCCATGTCTCCTCCGGCCTCTTCGGGATAGCATCCTCAATGAGCTCCCAtgccagcttctcaatgTCGCTGGCGTTCTCTGCGGGTTTGGCTGGCAGTGCGTGTAGATCAGGCATGATGGCATGATTGACGATTTTGGATGCCATGTTCAACCCCTGCTGGCCCAAGTTGTTCAAGTCCTTTGCGTCCTGCTCCCAGTGCATCCAGGTTGGCGCCTTGATGCCGGTGTCTTTCTTGACCAACCTCTCGTAGCCCTCAACCGTGTTCTGAAGCTCGTTGAGCGTGTTGAGCATGAGATTTGGAAGGCTTTGAGGGCTCTCCTTCTGTGGCGCCGACGAAGGGCTCATCCAGGGCAGAACAGGCCCGAGTTCTGAAgacagctcctccttgagtATGTTCTTTTCGACTTGCGGTCTCTTTCACGTTGGCTTTTTAGTCAAGCGAAGAATAGGACAGTACTCACGGACGCGTCTTCATTTCTTTAttgatgaacttgatgagGTCGTTTCCTCGGTTCTGAATCTGCTTCTTTGCATCGCCGACGAGAATCTTGCGTCTCTTGGAGGTGCCGACACCGTCGCCTAAGAGTTTCCTGTGAATATGTTAGCAGCCGGAAACTGCGGTGAGGTGCGGATCAACCACTACAGACCCTCCATCTGCTCCATTCGCCGCGTTCTTGCTCCTTCCTTGTTTTGCGGTTCCTGCAGTTGGCTTTCTCGGGGCCCGAGTCGTTTTCTTCGGAGCGACATCCTCCGTGTGGTTGCTCTCTGCTCGCGACCTTAGTCAAGGCTATATGTAGGGATTCGCTGGTCTCACCAGTAGCAGATGCCTTTCTCTTTCTAGTCTTGGGCGGCATGATGAAGCGAGCAAGGGGGAACCCAGAGCAACGAGGTTTGCAAGAAAAGAATTGGAAGTGAATTGAGATTGATAGAGGTCTTGTGTTGATGTATTAAGTGCTTGCTATGTGATAAAATGGCAGGTCGGAGGGGTGGTGCGGAAGGTACGCGGAGGGAAGGCATGACCTCGTTGCTCTTTCCCACTCTGCGAGATGCAAGAGTCCGACATCGCATGGATGCCAGCCAACTCCCATCATTCATCACCATTGACTACGGCAACGCACAACCTACCTTGTATGATCACATGGATGTCAATAACAACAACAGAAGCCTGCGAGCCAGTTTCACTCAAGTCAAACCAAATCACCACTTCACTGTCACGGAACAAGAAGGCTCTGCACCAGGTAGATGGCATCATACAAGCAAGCACTGGGCTTCCACTTTAACCTCTATCACATAGCAGATCTCATTTTCATGCATCTGAACCAAGAACCCCTAAAGAGACCCCCCAAACTGGATAATAGGAcgaagaagcaagcaagtaGGTAAAGGAAATCTTTGTCATACATGGTCCCCAACTATATCCCAAACACGTCCCTTTTTGATCGCATATTAGTTACAGCCGTGAATGCGAAAGCCATGGATCTCTCTGTCTATAATCTCAACCTGTGAAGCAAAAACCATTGCGTGCCTGTCATCTGTCTTTCCCCTTCCCCTACTCCCTGTCGTGAAAACGGCCGTTGGATCCTAGATCCTGAGTAGTAAAGTATCGGCAGAAACGAAGTAAATCGACAGCATCACAGCCCTCGTCTGGCAGCTTGCCAAGTGAGAGCATGTGAGTGCCTGCAAACGCCCCCCTAAAAAGAGTAAAATGACAAAAACGAAAGGGTTGACCGAGCGTGTAGAAAACGCACAAGAAAGCCACATCAGTAGACCACTTGGGGCTAAGTCTTGAATCTCGAAAGGCATCTCTAGCCCCCCACGTCTTATGTATCGGTGGATGGCCCTGAATCTGCTCGAGGCGCAAGGGATCGAATCGAAAGGAACATGACAAGTCAGTCGTCCAGCGCCTTCAAGGTCCCACATCAATGAGTGTTGAGCGAGAGTCCCTGAAACGATCCCACCCAGTCATTCTGGGGAGCCAAGGGCGATGCTCCCTGCGAGTGTGGCGTAGGACTCGGCCCAGACTGCGGGTTAGGGAAGCGCTGTCGCATAGACTGAAAGTCTGCAGGATGCTGAACCTGGCCTCCAGGGAAGCCCTCCATGGCCGGGACAGCTCCTGTTCCGTAAGGAACGTTGGTTCTGGGGTTGGGATTGCCAAACGGACTAAACTGCCCGTATGGGTAGTTGGAAGGGGGATAGCCAGGCGCCTGAGCAAGGCGGCTTTCGTTGCCATAGGGCTGGCTGAATGTTGGCCGGAACCCACGGCTGTCTCTAGCCCCAGCTGTGAAGGCCGTGGCTTGGTGCGACTCCTGGTTTTGCTGGTTCTGCCGTCGATCACTGCCACCGGTGGCACGGTTAACTCCCACAGCACCAGGGCCAATGCCGCTTGGAGCCTGGATACCGAGAGTTGGGCTGGCGAAAGAGGCTGGGTTAATAGCAGACATCCAGATTCGCGTTTTGTAGATCTTGAACAGGTCCGTAACGAGagagttgaagttgatgtaCGAGTCGGCAAAGTAGTAGAAGGTCAACTTCTTCCAATCCCTATGATAACCATGTCAGTACATCGGCATCGGCAAGTCTATCACTCATACTCACATCTGGAATTCAGCATCCAGGATCTCCATGTTGAGTCCATGCTCCTTGACTTTCTGCATGCACACCCGCTTGGCCTTTGCTTCTTGCCCCTCCTTGTCCCGCAAGGCGTGCACCTCATGACTTTGGGCAAGGcgcttgatgagcttgggcCGGAGCTCGCCAGCATTTGGCTCTTGAGCATGATGCTGGCTTGGAGGCCCCATGCCCCCAACGGCGCTCCCCTGGAGGCCGGTGGAAGAGGCAAGAAGACCAGCCCCAGCTCCCTCTTGCGCAGCGGCGGCACCCTGGGAGTACATCATGAGCCACTTGTACTGCTCCTCGGCATAGTGTTCTttgagctccttggctgTCTGCCAGTCGACGTTGTCCTTGGCCACGGTCCCAAGGTCAGTGCCACGATCAGCTTCAACTATGACTAGATCTCCAGGCTTGACAGTGAGTCCAGTGCCCTCTTGGATGTAGAAGACGTCGGCCCTGGCGCATTTGAACAAGACGATGTGGAGCAGCTGGTTGTGCCGGGGCTGAGCGATGCTATACACATTGCGATGAGGAGATGGCGCGCGATTCGCGTAGGGGTTAGGAAGGCCATAGGACGAGTACTGGCTTGGGAATCCGGTCTGGTACGCATTTCCCACGTTCGCAGCTCCGCCAAAGTACTGACCAGCTATTGTGGATGTTAGGGTGCGGTCCAAGATAAGGCTACGGGGTGTGCGCTCCCACTCACCGTGAGCAGCGGCTCCGAACGCAGAAGCGTCGGGGTAGCCGGGAGGAAAGTCTTGAGATTGCTGCATTTCGGTTGCGGAAGGCTCAAGAACTGAGGTAGAGTCTGGGATAGAGCTGATAGATCCCTGACGAGTGGGCATGTTGGCGAAAGAGTGTCGTCTGCTCTGCGAGACGTCTGTGACAGGGAATCCGAGCGAGGTCGACCAGAgggccttcttgaggttggtATTATCAACCTTTCggccatcaacgccaaaCGGAGCGCGAATAGATGCCGGTCCATATTCACTCATCCGGCGATTTAGAGCTCGTTTGGCCAACATGTCGCCTGCCTCGTTTGCTTCATCAAGCTCGTCAATGGCAAAATCGGATTCTTCTGGCACGGTCTCTCGCAATGAATAGCCATTTCCCATATAGCCAGATCCGGTCACAGCCCGAGGCCGAATGCGTGCATTATACTGCGTTTGTTGCTGGCGTAGAATTGCGTTTTCTCGCGCGAGCATCTCGATGGTTTTGGCGTCAGAGGTTTGTTGAGagggttggtgttggtgccAAGATTCCTGCAGCGATTCATTTGGgctctcgtcgtcatcatcctctaCTTCCTTCACTTTCCCGAGCATTGAGCCATCGTTGGCCATTTCGCTCAACATACTAGGGCGAGAAGGTCGATGGCTAAGAACAGGATGGCGAGCACGCCCCAAGATAGCCGAGGAGCTCATAGCAGGCGGAGCGGCCGTTGACTCAGGATCGAGCTGACCAACTGAATACGACTGAGACCGGTAGGTTTTAGGTGTGGGGTGAAGGGGGATCGCGAAAGGGATTTGAGGGTTGGGCCCAGAATCCCGCGATACCGGAGACGTCTGCGTGTCACCACCAAAGAAGGAGTTGCCTGCAGTTCCTGGAGGCATGGTTGATGTAGGGGATGGCAGAACTTCGCTGAGTCTCGAGGGAGGATCCTTGCGCTCAGCGTTCCAGATTCCAGTTCCCCATGGGAAGGCGGATGACCCTGCTGGCCGGCCCATGACGGACGACGTTGAGTGCGAGCCCCAGGCGCCCGCACCAGCCTCGGCAGATGGAGTGCTGGGATGTGAAGCTGTGGGCGACATTGAGCTACTAGCAAATGATCCTTTGCGAGGACGGCCTAAGGTCTGTGAGGTTTCGTTCAACCACGAAGGTCTTCGAACAGGTTTTGGTGGTTGAGAGCTGGACTGTGTAGCTGTGTGTGCGGACTCTTGGCGATGGTCGCCTTCGTCGTCTGAGCTAGCGAGAGCTTCTGAATCTGGCGTGGACGTTCGAGCATGCAACTTGTCGAGGAGTAGTGACTGGTTGTTGGCCGTGGCCGCAGCATGAGAGCCTTGGCCTAGTCTCGACGGCGGGCCTGTCTTGAGTGAACCAGAGCTCATTGTCTGTCAACCTGAGGATGAAACCGCCTGGATATCCTCCAAACTCCTGCAAGGCTGATGTTGTGGGCACAGAGTCCTGTATAGAGAGGGAGAAGTGGTGATGCGACCTGGTTGCTGGAGCCGTGGAGAAGTAAGAGGCTGAAATAATGAGTTCTTTTCAGAAGAGAATGGAAACGTAGCTATGACTGATTAGTCCGATCCCATGAGTATTTGGTCTGCTAGGCAGTTATTCTGGTGGTGGGGAAACAAAGGCCTCGTGACAGGCCGGGCAAAACAATGCACAGTAATGGATGGCATACAAGTAAGTCATAGTGAATATCGCACCCAGGTCAACATATGGGAACAGGGAAATGGGGCAGTGGTGTGCTGATAAAGATGGGGAGGTATAAATCCAGCTCACTTACCAGAGACGCAGATCTCGAGGATGTCTATGGACTATGTCGTCACACGTGCCAAATTCTAGTTCGTGAAAACAGATGAAACGCGAAGGAAAAAAATAATAACGATGCTGCAGCCGGGATTGAGGAGATGTGGCTTCGCGGAGTGGCGATTCTGGTGGAAATCTGCAAGTCGATGCAACGGGGAATCTGGCGCGAGCCCAGGTGGTCGATTAGTGTGGTCGGAGAGAGTAGAATATCTAAACACCAGCGCGTCTAACCCAAGGCGCAAAGAGATGATTCAAGTTGTCGAGAGAGGTAGGGTGACGGAGGCAGGTGTGAGGCGGACACCCATTCGCAAGTAGGACCTGATCAATGTCGGAAAGGTGTAGAAGGGACGAGTGCGTCAAGTGCTGCGGCGACAAAGGGAACTAGTCGTGGCCCATTGTCAGAGAGAAGGCTCGCAAGCAGGCGCGCAAGACCGACACCACAGACACCGAGGGAATGACGCGGGGTTGGTCACTCGTAGGGGTGGCCCGTATGGCGAGAGACGACAGAGAGACGACAGAGTCGACGGTGGCGAACAGGTGGCGGTCGCTGGGTTAGTCGCTTCCTGAGTCCTGGACCTGCGTCGACCACTACAGCATCAACGGCAATGCCAGGAATAGACTGGCAAAGAATGGTTGATCGCGGATAGCGGCAGGTGGAAACGCACGAGAGATGAATGAGGAGAGGGTTCGCGGTGGTTGCTGGACGGTCGGAaggcgggggaggaggacaGCGTCGCGCTGCGCACACACAAAGACGACAGTAAATGAAAATGGCAGTGGGCCGTGATGAGGAGAGACTTCGTCTCGCGTGTCGCGGGGCAGCGTTGCAGTGCGTCGCGTGTCGCTACTCCTTCCTGCTTGTTGactgctgccgctgctctttgcgatgcgatgcgataAGTGCTCAGGTTGTGTCGAGGTGCGG harbors:
- a CDS encoding Ribosomal protein L15, producing the protein MGALKYVEELQKKKQSDVIAFLLRVRCWELRQLNVIHRASRPTRLDKARRLGYKAKQGYVIYRVRVRRGGRKRPAPKGATYGKPTNQGINQLKYQRSLKATAEERVGRRCANLRVLNSYWINQDSTYKYYEVILVDPQHKAIRIDPRINWIVNPVHKHREARGLTATGKKSRGLNKGHRYNKTQAGRRKTWKRHNTLSLWRYR
- a CDS encoding PUM-HD domain-containing protein, with the translated sequence MDDLRFRSQQSPRSNDSPMNSLVSPPCNTSRMPGPQVPSHVGAHDHRNNLSRRFTTDSGRVPTLSSLNAMASPQRGPDPGQDYNTMHKVQLIEKKKMEYERIREQRRRFELEMQKLDQQQRREAIELAQMEEEMGRLGGHQSEPTTPPEYRDNSGFPSIFSRPSRYSMSSLTSPPGLFNRPGRSGSQLASPQSGIMQGRFGFEDTTTQMPSRSVPTTRRNSDDEKEEAVRQDPSSHRSTNAINRYSMPVTRSRTGLYDVGLDQTNTTRFLFGDDEPKALGHGAAPDENFPTLVRRDDQIAQLFAEVSKRVSITIPPSATSLPSFAFSSDTLRFAQLSASSAALDLALSPSPNPETSLSSRGWSRVVNRHRPQQSLSSINGGSGQVNDLAGLKSRPAAFRHSLDLKYISENAVETGPIMSSPANQNMASPPKLQSSFSANDVPTVKSTATSSMINANANVNANNHAQQHFHNHNASLGRIPAGAIPRGHNRELSAESVAVSREQATTYPSIQSALQASAAPFGPSTTTAAPPTSMVSSPAGTPAANNNFNNGNGNGNGFYPVNGYGAQQGVAHPPGAYNVNMIANGMQHMNMNGVNGGNMYPPQNFNGYNSLPYNQGNQPRDSQARVIQHRRQLDNEAMSRYQNMPLDSFTGQIYDLCKDQHGCRYLQKKLEERNAEQVHMIWLETNQHVIELMTDPFGNYLCQKLLEFCNDDERTVLIQNASQDMVRIALNQHGTRALQKMIEYVSTPQQVHLIIEALRFRVVELIQDLNGNHVIQKCLNKLTAPDAQFIFDAVGNNCIEVGTHRHGCCVLQRCIDHASGDQKLWLIQRITEHARVLVQDPFGNYVVQYIIDLNEPTFTEPVVGMFQGCISQLSRHKFSSNVIEKCLRCAQAPSKDMIVEELLGPQEMERLLRDSFANYVIQTALEYATPHQKYLLVESIRPILPQIRTTPYGRRIQAKISAFDNRGSAASSGQVTPADNTQGQIPLRPSHTRGIPSTGPMMQPNTVPNGPMPGMGNHGMRQNMPGYPPNPAMNGQVPAAGAHIQQPHYGQRAPGNFAQPAPAANGTVNSAVNAGANINGSGNTGVPVNATDNTSSGASPANGKVAGGNNAIEAEEPQWL